From the Entomomonas sp. E2T0 genome, one window contains:
- a CDS encoding Lpp/OprI family alanine-zipper lipoprotein, whose amino-acid sequence MNMILKASALALVAVLAAGCSSNSERIDAVDATAQQAQQTAQQAQATAQQALSAAQQAQQTADEANERAARMLNKAGRK is encoded by the coding sequence ATGAATATGATTCTTAAAGCATCTGCTCTAGCTTTAGTTGCTGTTTTAGCTGCTGGCTGTTCTAGCAACTCTGAGCGTATTGACGCTGTTGACGCAACTGCACAACAAGCTCAACAAACTGCTCAACAAGCTCAAGCTACTGCACAACAAGCTTTAAGCGCTGCTCAGCAAGCTCAACAAACTGCTGATGAAGCTAACGAACGTGCTGCTCGCATGTTAAATAAAGCTGGTCGTAAATAA
- the rluC gene encoding 23S rRNA pseudouridine(955/2504/2580) synthase RluC, giving the protein MTDASTTTPNQTAVQWLEVSPSYAGQRIDNFLRTQLKGVPKSLIYRILRKGEVRVNKGRIKPEYKLQAGDIVRVPPLRLAEKTEKEPFAQPLLERLEAAIVYEDKGLIIVNKPAGIAVHGGSGVSAGVIEAFRQLRPEAKELELVHRLDRDTSGLLMIAKKRSMLRHLHTQLRGDGVDKRYLALVRGNWPAAKKKVSAPLLKNNLRSGERMVEINPEGKEALTLFKVLKRFGDFATLVEASPITGRTHQIRVHAKHAGHSIAGDPKYGDEEFSKTIRNLGGKRLFLHAYALTITLPDNKTLSVEAPVEPLWEKTLEQLNGKV; this is encoded by the coding sequence ATGACAGACGCCTCAACTACTACACCTAACCAGACAGCGGTGCAGTGGTTAGAAGTATCCCCTTCTTATGCAGGGCAACGTATTGATAATTTTCTCCGCACGCAATTAAAAGGCGTTCCTAAAAGTCTTATTTATCGTATTTTACGTAAAGGGGAAGTACGGGTTAATAAAGGGCGTATTAAACCTGAGTATAAATTACAAGCTGGTGATATTGTTCGCGTTCCGCCATTACGTTTAGCTGAAAAAACAGAAAAAGAACCTTTTGCTCAACCCTTATTAGAGCGCTTAGAAGCAGCCATTGTTTATGAAGATAAAGGTTTAATTATTGTTAATAAACCAGCAGGTATTGCTGTTCATGGTGGTAGTGGAGTAAGTGCTGGAGTTATTGAGGCATTTCGCCAATTACGCCCAGAGGCCAAAGAGTTAGAGTTAGTGCATCGTTTAGACCGTGATACTTCTGGCCTACTAATGATTGCTAAAAAACGCAGTATGTTACGCCATTTACATACCCAACTAAGAGGTGATGGTGTTGATAAACGCTATCTGGCATTGGTTAGAGGTAATTGGCCTGCTGCCAAAAAGAAAGTTTCTGCGCCTTTATTAAAAAACAATCTACGCTCTGGCGAGCGCATGGTTGAAATAAATCCTGAAGGGAAAGAAGCATTAACCTTATTTAAGGTATTAAAACGTTTTGGTGATTTTGCTACATTGGTAGAAGCTAGCCCTATTACAGGCCGAACTCACCAAATTAGAGTACATGCTAAACATGCTGGTCATTCGATAGCGGGTGACCCTAAATACGGTGATGAAGAGTTTTCTAAGACTATTCGTAATCTAGGTGGTAAAAGGTTATTTTTACATGCTTATGCGCTGACTATTACCTTACCAGATAATAAGACCTTATCCGTTGAAGCGCCTGTTGAGCCTTTATGGGAAAAAACGTTGGAGCAATTAAATGGCAAAGTATAA
- a CDS encoding Spy/CpxP family protein refolding chaperone, translated as MRKYIPALLLTAAIPALAIAAPHGTGYGHGNPDAGYGHGNGPCARGDFGPGHNGYGKHSGFHRGGMNNLSPEQRDKMQDMMRKQAKARWEIKQKYYNKLSETDRKAMADELQKSREETRKQIRATMTPEQQKNFDERQKWQDERMKEWQEFQAWKASKAGK; from the coding sequence ATGCGTAAATATATTCCAGCTTTATTACTTACAGCAGCTATCCCTGCATTAGCAATTGCAGCGCCACATGGTACTGGTTATGGTCACGGAAACCCCGATGCAGGCTATGGACATGGTAATGGCCCTTGTGCTCGTGGTGATTTTGGCCCTGGACATAATGGATATGGCAAACATAGTGGATTTCATCGTGGAGGTATGAATAACCTATCACCAGAACAACGTGACAAAATGCAAGATATGATGAGAAAGCAGGCAAAAGCACGTTGGGAAATTAAACAAAAATACTATAATAAACTATCTGAAACAGATAGAAAGGCGATGGCAGATGAGTTACAAAAGTCACGCGAAGAAACTCGTAAACAAATACGTGCCACAATGACTCCAGAGCAACAAAAAAACTTTGATGAAAGACAAAAATGGCAAGATGAACGTATGAAAGAATGGCAAGAGTTCCAAGCATGGAAAGCTAGTAAAGCAGGTAAATAA
- a CDS encoding L-threonylcarbamoyladenylate synthase: MSQFFQIHVENPQQRLIKQAASIIEGGGVVIYPTDTTYALACCIGNKAGIDRIRQIRQLDEKHNFTLICRDLSDLGVYAKVNTSAFRLLKTYTPGPYTFILEATREVPRMLMHPKRRTIGLRVPNFPITQALLAEVTKPLLTTSLIMPGESQPMTDPYEIKDLLENRVDLIIDGGMGNLEVSTVISLVDDTPEVIREGLGDPTPFQ, encoded by the coding sequence GTGAGCCAATTTTTTCAGATTCATGTAGAAAACCCACAACAGCGTTTAATTAAACAGGCGGCTAGTATCATTGAAGGGGGTGGTGTTGTGATTTACCCTACAGATACTACTTATGCATTAGCTTGTTGTATTGGTAATAAAGCGGGAATTGATCGTATTCGACAAATTCGTCAATTGGATGAAAAACATAATTTTACTTTAATTTGTCGTGACCTCTCTGACTTAGGTGTTTATGCGAAGGTTAATACCAGTGCTTTTCGCTTGTTAAAAACGTATACACCGGGGCCTTATACATTTATTTTAGAGGCAACACGTGAAGTGCCTAGAATGTTAATGCATCCAAAACGTCGTACAATAGGCTTAAGAGTACCTAACTTCCCTATTACTCAAGCGTTATTGGCTGAAGTCACTAAACCTTTGTTAACCACCAGTTTAATTATGCCAGGTGAATCGCAACCTATGACAGATCCTTATGAGATTAAGGACTTATTAGAAAATCGTGTGGATCTTATTATTGATGGTGGCATGGGTAATTTAGAGGTTTCTACGGTAATAAGTTTAGTAGATGATACGCCAGAGGTTATCAGGGAAGGATTAGGTGACCCTACACCATTCCAATAA
- a CDS encoding segregation and condensation protein A: protein MTIINTSVPSNPQLPLALVYGEAVIEVPQDLYIPPDALEVILEAFEGPLDLLLYLIRKQNIDILDIPVAEITRQYMSYVELMKSARLELAAEYLLMAAMLAEIKSRMLLPKLHSAEEEEEDPRAELIRRLQEYEQIKVAAEGLDEIPRLDRDIKEIQLAAPEAKARKLLPEVTLQELLLTVSEVLKRAEMFEQHQVSREVLSTRERMTTILEKIAGKGFVPFIQLFQVEEGKLGIVVTFMAILELVKESLIDIIQNEPFAPIHVKAKMAMETVSYESE from the coding sequence ATGACGATAATTAATACATCTGTCCCTAGTAATCCTCAATTACCACTAGCCTTAGTTTATGGTGAGGCAGTTATTGAGGTTCCACAGGATTTATATATTCCGCCAGATGCTCTTGAGGTTATTTTAGAGGCCTTTGAAGGGCCATTGGATTTATTACTTTATCTGATTCGTAAGCAGAATATAGATATTTTAGATATCCCTGTGGCAGAAATTACCCGTCAATATATGAGTTATGTGGAATTAATGAAGTCAGCACGACTAGAATTAGCCGCAGAATATTTATTAATGGCAGCTATGTTGGCAGAAATTAAGTCCAGAATGTTGCTGCCTAAACTGCATAGTGCAGAAGAAGAGGAAGAAGATCCTCGGGCTGAATTAATTAGACGTTTGCAGGAATATGAGCAAATCAAGGTGGCTGCTGAGGGATTGGATGAAATACCTCGTTTAGATAGAGATATTAAAGAGATACAGTTAGCTGCACCAGAAGCTAAAGCAAGAAAGCTATTGCCAGAAGTTACTTTACAAGAGCTATTGTTGACCGTCTCAGAAGTATTAAAAAGGGCTGAGATGTTTGAACAACATCAGGTCTCAAGGGAAGTTCTTTCTACAAGAGAAAGAATGACAACTATCCTAGAAAAAATAGCAGGTAAGGGATTTGTGCCCTTTATTCAATTATTTCAAGTAGAAGAAGGTAAGCTAGGGATCGTAGTTACTTTTATGGCTATTTTAGAGCTAGTGAAAGAATCATTGATTGATATTATACAAAATGAACCTTTTGCGCCTATTCATGTGAAAGCAAAGATGGCAATGGAGACAGTAAGCTATGAATCTGAATGA
- a CDS encoding acetate/propionate family kinase codes for MIDYQGELILTVNAGSSSIKIGLFAGRKGQEPKLLIRGKLDGIATQPRIQIKDTAGKILAEQHYSIGQIGNLPDAFHFIYKIFIEILEGKEPSLMGHRVVHGGSHFIQPVLVNRQVLQELEKLTSLAPLHQPYNLVAMQLLLDKKPEIPQVACFDTAFHVGRDLLHELFALPYEMYEQGIKRYGFHGLSFEYISQCLQQKLPEVANKKIVIAHLGNGSGLCAIHQGKSVEVTTSFSALDGLPMATRTGSLDAGVIIHLLNEGKTTKDIEKLVYKQSGLLGISGVSSDMRTLKASKEKRAKLAIDYYALHIAQNIAQLAVSLGGLDALVFTAGIGEKDASLREQVINQLNSLFGFKLDQQANQNNNFKITANDSETLALVIPTDEEKMIAKHAWRIYQGL; via the coding sequence ATGATTGATTATCAAGGGGAATTAATTCTTACAGTCAATGCGGGTTCTTCGAGTATTAAAATAGGTTTATTTGCTGGGCGCAAAGGGCAAGAGCCAAAACTGCTTATTCGAGGAAAATTGGATGGCATAGCTACTCAACCGCGTATTCAAATAAAGGATACAGCAGGTAAGATATTAGCGGAACAGCATTACAGTATTGGGCAAATTGGTAATTTACCAGACGCCTTTCATTTTATTTATAAAATCTTTATTGAAATTTTAGAAGGTAAAGAACCCAGTTTAATGGGACATAGAGTGGTACATGGAGGTAGCCATTTTATTCAACCTGTATTAGTTAATAGACAGGTTTTGCAAGAGTTAGAAAAATTAACATCTTTAGCACCATTACATCAACCTTATAATCTGGTTGCTATGCAATTATTGTTGGATAAAAAGCCAGAAATACCACAAGTAGCTTGTTTTGATACGGCTTTTCATGTGGGGCGTGATCTGTTGCATGAGCTATTCGCGTTACCTTATGAGATGTATGAGCAGGGCATTAAACGCTATGGTTTTCATGGTCTTTCCTTTGAATATATCAGTCAATGTTTACAACAGAAATTACCAGAAGTGGCTAATAAAAAGATAGTTATTGCTCATCTTGGTAATGGTAGTGGTTTATGTGCGATACATCAGGGTAAAAGCGTTGAAGTAACCACTAGTTTTAGTGCCCTCGATGGTTTGCCAATGGCAACACGGACAGGCTCTTTAGACGCAGGTGTAATCATTCATTTATTAAATGAAGGCAAAACTACCAAGGATATTGAAAAGTTAGTTTATAAGCAATCGGGATTATTAGGTATTTCTGGGGTGAGCAGTGATATGCGTACCTTAAAGGCTAGTAAAGAAAAAAGAGCAAAGTTAGCGATTGATTACTATGCATTACATATCGCACAAAATATAGCTCAATTAGCAGTTAGCTTAGGTGGGCTAGATGCTCTCGTATTTACTGCGGGTATTGGTGAAAAAGATGCTAGTTTGCGTGAGCAAGTGATAAACCAACTTAACTCTTTATTTGGTTTTAAATTAGATCAACAAGCCAATCAAAATAATAATTTTAAAATTACGGCTAATGATAGTGAAACATTAGCTTTAGTTATTCCTACAGACGAAGAAAAAATGATAGCAAAACATGCATGGCGTATTTATCAGGGATTATAA
- a CDS encoding HAD-IA family hydrolase, with the protein MAKYKLAIFDWDGTLLDSINLIVNSIHVTAKDFGLPVLDNQSVKNIIGLRLDNAVSKLYPELSPKQLTEYLENYAKNFVEMEKTTPNLYPNVLETLQKLQQNDYLLAIATGKSRKGLDRILGALELTNFFDATRCADETAGKPNPKMLNELLDYFGLNNKQAVMVGDASFDLQMANNANMDSIAVSYGAQSVEALKSYSPLTIIDQFDELPKYLISH; encoded by the coding sequence ATGGCAAAGTATAAGTTAGCTATTTTTGATTGGGATGGCACTTTGCTTGATTCCATAAACCTTATTGTTAACAGTATTCATGTAACAGCTAAAGATTTTGGATTACCTGTTTTAGATAACCAAAGCGTTAAAAATATTATTGGTCTTAGATTGGATAATGCGGTAAGTAAACTTTACCCTGAGTTATCTCCTAAACAATTAACCGAATATTTAGAAAATTACGCTAAAAACTTTGTAGAAATGGAGAAAACGACACCAAATTTGTATCCAAATGTGTTAGAAACACTACAAAAACTACAACAAAATGATTATTTATTAGCCATTGCCACAGGTAAAAGCCGTAAGGGTTTAGACCGTATTCTAGGGGCTTTAGAACTCACTAATTTTTTTGACGCAACCCGTTGTGCTGACGAAACTGCAGGCAAACCAAACCCTAAGATGCTGAATGAATTATTAGATTATTTTGGGTTAAATAATAAACAAGCGGTTATGGTAGGTGATGCTTCTTTTGATTTACAAATGGCTAATAATGCCAATATGGACAGCATAGCTGTTAGCTATGGAGCACAATCTGTAGAGGCATTAAAAAGTTACTCTCCATTAACTATTATTGATCAATTTGATGAGTTACCAAAATATTTAATTAGTCATTAG
- a CDS encoding response regulator transcription factor, with amino-acid sequence MNNLLLIDDDEELCELLSHWLTQEGFDVSSCHTTQTGKDYLATQSLPDAVILDVMLPDGNGLDLLKLLRTHHPDLPVLMLSARGEPLDRILGLELGADDYLPKPCEPRELTARLKAILRRSSNHNTATPSHIELGDLNFSPVRGVVTINEVETVLTVSESRLLEALIKQPGEPIDKHELTQIALGRKLTLYDRSLDMHISNLRKKLGPHSDGSPRILSLRGRGYYYAT; translated from the coding sequence ATGAATAATTTACTACTGATAGACGATGACGAAGAACTTTGTGAACTATTAAGCCACTGGCTCACTCAAGAAGGATTTGATGTTAGCTCTTGTCATACAACGCAAACGGGTAAAGATTATTTAGCTACACAATCTTTACCCGATGCTGTTATTCTTGATGTAATGCTTCCTGATGGTAATGGTCTAGACTTACTTAAGCTATTAAGAACCCATCACCCTGATCTCCCTGTATTAATGCTTTCAGCACGTGGTGAACCACTAGATCGTATTTTAGGACTTGAATTGGGTGCAGACGATTATCTTCCCAAACCTTGTGAACCTAGAGAGCTTACTGCTCGTTTAAAAGCTATATTAAGGCGCTCATCTAATCATAATACAGCCACACCAAGCCATATTGAGTTAGGTGATTTAAACTTTAGCCCTGTACGCGGGGTTGTTACTATTAATGAAGTAGAAACTGTTTTAACTGTTTCTGAAAGCCGTCTTTTAGAAGCGTTGATAAAGCAACCTGGCGAACCTATAGATAAGCATGAACTTACTCAAATAGCACTTGGAAGAAAACTTACTTTATACGATCGTAGTTTAGATATGCATATTAGTAACCTTCGTAAAAAACTTGGCCCTCACTCTGATGGAAGCCCTCGTATACTATCATTACGTGGTCGTGGCTATTATTACGCCACTTAA
- the scpB gene encoding SMC-Scp complex subunit ScpB, translated as MNLNEPLELATLLEALLLAHNQPLTIDRIESLFDEEEKPSTAQIHEALQILAANCQGRAYELKEVASGYRLQVRSDFAPWVSRLWEEKPQRYSRALLETLALIAYRQPITRGEIEDIRGVAVNSQIIKTLQERDWIRVVGYKDVPGKPAMLATTKAFLDYFNLKSLEELPALSTIKPIQEEFPILVEELSVEVEQNLIVTSEEAIENGEEQAPQSEKSFKNLLEEWDQMEQGVKIDFSDLLPESIKTESEE; from the coding sequence ATGAATCTGAATGAGCCTTTAGAGTTAGCAACGCTACTTGAGGCCTTATTATTGGCTCATAATCAGCCCTTGACTATCGATCGAATAGAATCGTTATTTGATGAAGAAGAAAAGCCATCTACAGCACAGATCCATGAAGCTTTACAGATTTTAGCTGCAAACTGTCAGGGTCGTGCTTATGAGCTTAAGGAGGTAGCCTCTGGTTATCGATTACAAGTGCGTAGTGATTTTGCTCCTTGGGTTAGTAGACTATGGGAAGAAAAGCCGCAACGTTACTCAAGGGCACTATTAGAAACCCTTGCATTAATTGCCTATCGACAACCTATTACCCGTGGCGAAATTGAAGATATTCGAGGTGTAGCTGTTAATAGTCAGATTATTAAAACCTTACAAGAGCGTGATTGGATACGTGTGGTAGGTTATAAAGATGTACCTGGTAAGCCAGCAATGTTAGCCACAACCAAAGCTTTTTTAGATTACTTCAATTTAAAAAGTCTAGAAGAATTACCAGCGCTTTCAACTATTAAACCTATTCAGGAAGAATTCCCTATTTTAGTCGAAGAACTATCTGTTGAAGTTGAGCAAAACTTAATAGTGACCAGCGAAGAAGCAATAGAAAATGGAGAAGAACAAGCTCCTCAATCAGAAAAAAGCTTTAAAAATCTACTAGAAGAATGGGACCAAATGGAACAAGGGGTAAAAATTGATTTTTCAGATTTACTACCAGAATCCATCAAAACAGAATCTGAAGAATAA
- a CDS encoding septation protein A, producing MKQFIDFIPLILFFIVFKIEPRPIELFGYTFTLGGIYSATAVLIIVSIIVYGAIFLKQRKLDNGQMITLAACLLLGGLTLAFHSETFIKLKAPIVNWIFALAFLGSQYIGKEPIVQRLMSKAVTLPDAIWRKLNIAWVIFFIICGAANLFVAFTFDSIWVDFKVFGSLAMTIIFMIGQALYLSRHIKEEEQPSNSEE from the coding sequence GTGAAACAGTTTATAGATTTTATTCCTCTTATCCTATTTTTTATTGTATTTAAAATAGAACCTCGGCCTATAGAACTGTTTGGCTATACTTTTACGTTGGGTGGTATTTATAGTGCTACAGCGGTACTTATCATTGTTTCCATTATTGTTTATGGTGCTATTTTCTTAAAACAAAGAAAATTAGACAATGGCCAAATGATCACCCTAGCTGCCTGTTTATTATTGGGCGGTTTAACACTTGCTTTCCATAGTGAAACCTTTATAAAACTAAAAGCACCTATTGTGAATTGGATTTTTGCCTTAGCTTTCTTAGGTAGTCAATATATTGGTAAAGAACCTATTGTACAACGCTTAATGAGCAAGGCAGTTACACTGCCAGATGCTATTTGGCGAAAACTTAATATTGCTTGGGTTATTTTCTTCATTATTTGTGGTGCTGCTAATTTATTTGTTGCCTTTACTTTTGATAGTATTTGGGTAGACTTTAAAGTGTTTGGTAGTCTTGCTATGACGATTATCTTTATGATTGGTCAAGCACTATATTTATCACGTCATATTAAAGAAGAGGAACAACCCTCTAATTCGGAGGAATAA
- a CDS encoding Lpp/OprI family alanine-zipper lipoprotein gives MNTILKASALALVAVLAAGCSSNSERVDAVEATAQQAQQTAQQAQATAQEALSAAQQAQQTADEANERAARMLNKAGRK, from the coding sequence ATGAATACTATTCTTAAAGCATCTGCTTTAGCTTTAGTTGCTGTTTTAGCTGCTGGCTGTTCAAGCAACTCTGAACGTGTTGACGCTGTTGAAGCAACTGCACAACAAGCTCAACAAACAGCACAACAAGCTCAAGCAACTGCACAAGAAGCTTTAAGCGCTGCGCAACAAGCTCAACAAACAGCTGACGAAGCTAATGAGCGTGCTGCTCGCATGTTAAACAAAGCTGGCCGTAAATAA
- a CDS encoding YciI family protein, producing MLYAIIATDKPNTLQLRLKARPAHLERLENLKQQGRLILAGPHPAVDSNDPGECGFTGSLVVAEFDSLAAAQDWANADPYCEAGVYGNVDVKPFKKVLP from the coding sequence ATGCTTTATGCAATTATTGCAACAGATAAGCCTAATACTCTACAACTACGTTTAAAAGCAAGGCCTGCTCATTTAGAACGTTTAGAAAACTTAAAACAGCAAGGTCGCCTTATATTGGCTGGTCCTCATCCAGCAGTTGATAGTAATGATCCAGGTGAATGTGGATTTACAGGAAGTTTAGTTGTTGCCGAGTTTGATTCATTGGCCGCAGCACAAGATTGGGCTAATGCCGATCCCTATTGTGAAGCGGGTGTTTATGGTAATGTAGACGTTAAACCTTTTAAAAAAGTACTACCATAG
- a CDS encoding Lpp/OprI family alanine-zipper lipoprotein: protein MNIILKASALALVAVLAAGCSSKEATRLDSVEATANQAQSTAQQAQQTAQQALSAAQQAQQTADEANERAARMLNKAGRK, encoded by the coding sequence ATGAACATTATTCTTAAAGCATCTGCTCTAGCTTTAGTTGCTGTATTAGCTGCTGGTTGTTCTAGCAAAGAAGCTACTCGTTTAGATTCTGTTGAAGCAACTGCAAACCAAGCTCAATCTACAGCTCAACAAGCTCAACAAACTGCACAACAAGCATTAAGTGCTGCACAACAAGCTCAACAAACAGCTGATGAAGCTAATGAGCGTGCTGCTCGTATGTTAAACAAAGCTGGTCGTAAGTAA
- a CDS encoding PHP domain-containing protein, translating to MSQSIDLHSHSTASDGALSPTELVLRAHSRGVKVLSLTDHDTIDGLTEAIAAANTVGIEFVKGIEISCIWNNTTIHILGYGFDVCNARLQELLAFLREARWSRAKQIAEKLHAKGMVNLLDKAISQQQQQFASNNGPGRPHFARAMVAEGYVDTTKEAFQKWLGNGKIGDVKQHWPSLETVVDILHKSGAWVSLAHPCQYNMTRTKLSRLLREFITSGGHAMEVVNGFQPAEQVGKLANLARDFGLFASAGSDFHYPNTWGELGLYRPMPEDLPPLWKKLGVLH from the coding sequence ATGAGCCAATCCATTGATCTACACAGTCATAGTACAGCCTCCGATGGAGCGTTAAGCCCCACAGAACTGGTATTGCGAGCACATTCTAGGGGAGTTAAGGTATTATCTTTAACCGATCATGATACGATTGATGGTTTAACCGAAGCCATAGCTGCGGCTAACACTGTTGGAATAGAGTTTGTTAAAGGTATAGAGATATCTTGTATTTGGAATAACACCACTATTCATATACTTGGTTATGGTTTTGATGTTTGTAATGCTCGTTTGCAAGAGCTATTAGCTTTTTTAAGAGAGGCTCGGTGGTCAAGAGCAAAACAAATAGCAGAAAAGTTACATGCAAAGGGAATGGTTAATTTATTAGATAAAGCGATTAGCCAGCAACAACAGCAGTTTGCTAGTAATAATGGCCCTGGTCGCCCCCATTTTGCTCGAGCAATGGTTGCTGAAGGATATGTGGATACAACAAAAGAAGCCTTTCAGAAATGGTTAGGAAATGGGAAAATAGGTGATGTTAAACAGCATTGGCCTAGCTTGGAAACAGTTGTAGATATTCTACATAAAAGTGGTGCGTGGGTTAGTTTAGCTCATCCTTGCCAGTATAATATGACACGTACTAAACTTAGCCGTTTATTAAGAGAGTTTATTACCTCAGGTGGTCATGCGATGGAGGTAGTAAATGGTTTTCAGCCTGCAGAACAGGTCGGTAAACTAGCCAATCTAGCAAGAGATTTTGGATTATTTGCAAGTGCTGGCAGTGACTTTCATTATCCTAATACATGGGGTGAGTTAGGGCTATATCGGCCAATGCCAGAAGATTTACCGCCACTTTGGAAAAAGCTAGGTGTATTACACTAA
- a CDS encoding sensor histidine kinase → MRSFFWRIFLSFWLAITITVSLTILFSHFFNQDTWILNRLPIVKNVAQQWVDHYENEGIESARKFLQQHQSKYRVDIQILTESGTTLVTPRHHRMMRGNGNFTHNSPNPPGPMPQWRQITLEYTSTKTGNSYLFIYRIPNSELNAWQRESIWRPVSGITITLIVLTIFSILLTLSITRPLKKLRGAVHDLGRTEYQKNSLTNLANRKDEFGLLAKDFSLMGEHLQALIDSQRQLLRDVSHELRSPLTRLKITTALLERANDEDREKLSNRLSLECDRLESLISEILTLARLDSVPGNKTAIPLAPLLRKLQEDAKITAPDQKIKLNIPETITINGWEDRVERALDNLIRNALRFNPTDKPIEITAQQKDNKIHIVIRDYGIGVTEEHLTQLSKPFYRVPGQTSQGYGLGLAISRRAIESHNGQIVFSNHSEGGFLVEIILPIDSNE, encoded by the coding sequence GTGCGCTCATTTTTCTGGCGAATCTTTTTAAGCTTTTGGTTAGCTATCACTATAACTGTTAGCTTAACTATATTATTCAGTCACTTTTTTAACCAAGATACTTGGATATTAAATCGTTTACCTATTGTTAAAAATGTAGCACAGCAATGGGTAGATCATTATGAAAATGAAGGCATTGAGTCAGCTAGAAAATTTCTACAACAGCACCAAAGCAAATATCGAGTTGATATACAAATCTTAACAGAATCTGGAACAACCTTAGTAACACCACGTCATCACCGAATGATGAGAGGTAATGGTAATTTTACTCATAACTCGCCTAATCCTCCAGGGCCTATGCCACAATGGCGACAAATAACCCTAGAATACACCAGTACAAAAACGGGTAATAGTTATCTATTTATTTACAGAATACCTAACAGTGAACTAAATGCTTGGCAGCGCGAAAGCATATGGCGCCCTGTAAGTGGTATTACCATTACTCTTATTGTACTGACTATTTTTAGTATCTTACTAACTTTATCAATCACAAGACCCTTAAAAAAATTAAGGGGAGCAGTGCATGACTTAGGTCGTACAGAGTATCAAAAAAATAGTTTGACTAATTTAGCTAATCGTAAAGATGAATTTGGTTTACTGGCTAAAGATTTCAGTTTGATGGGCGAACACTTGCAAGCTTTAATTGATAGTCAGCGCCAATTGCTTCGTGATGTATCTCACGAGTTACGATCACCTTTAACACGTCTAAAAATTACTACTGCTCTTTTAGAACGTGCGAACGATGAAGATAGAGAAAAACTTTCTAATCGATTATCCCTTGAATGTGATCGCCTAGAGTCTCTTATTAGTGAAATACTAACTCTTGCTAGATTAGATAGTGTACCAGGCAATAAAACGGCTATTCCTCTAGCCCCTTTATTAAGGAAACTACAAGAAGATGCCAAAATTACTGCACCTGATCAAAAAATTAAACTTAATATACCTGAAACAATTACCATCAATGGTTGGGAAGATCGCGTAGAACGTGCCTTAGATAATCTAATACGTAATGCGTTACGATTTAATCCAACTGACAAACCCATTGAAATAACTGCACAACAAAAAGATAATAAAATACATATAGTGATTAGGGATTATGGTATAGGTGTTACTGAAGAGCATCTTACTCAATTAAGTAAACCCTTCTATAGAGTACCAGGACAAACCTCGCAAGGTTATGGTTTAGGGTTAGCTATTAGTCGTCGAGCAATAGAAAGCCATAATGGGCAAATAGTATTTAGCAATCATTCTGAAGGCGGCTTTCTTGTGGAAATTATTTTACCCATTGATTCAAATGAATAA